TGCAATGATTCAGCCCCTCACTACCACACGTTTAGTAGGTTATTCTAAAGAAAAATGGGTCCACAAAAAATATCAAAGCTCAATAATCTAATAATTATAACCTAATcactaaaattaaaagatacttAGAAAATATCTTCCaagaatatagagttttttatggaaaaaactctATCTAGTATTCTtccttgatataaaaattcttcaaTCCTCCCTAGGCAGCCGAGGAGTActcacaaggcgtgatcacgccttatccaaaaacatcttctgaatttttctgctccGCGATTCCCACTAAGATCATATCGGCaaatttaattgtgatataaaatcacaCTTTTTAGCCCAAATTTATCGCAAGAGTAGAAAACTTCTttctacaataaaatcacacaaaaatgtgtcaattaagcatGTTGAAAATAGTAACAATGAGAGATGTGAcaacaaaaatgcaaactaATATGCGCCTGTCATGCCCAATTTGTACTTATCGTTTAGGTAACACTCACTTAGTAAatgcataatttaaatataattcatCATGTTTAATATGTGAGTACCATCTCAGCGATGAACACAAATGTGAGAATAGTTGGcggacaataaatcaaaactacATATGCAtttatgtatattattttaaaaagtttagggAATGAAAAATCAATGTAATTGTAAAAATTACCCATTTAATGTTGATATTCAGACATATTCCAATCGAAAATATAAGAGGGTGCAAAATGTTTACTTTAATTTGATTTGATGGTGGAATCTGGTATAGTGTGCCAAATTGGCTGTATTAGAGGGTGGAAGTTGTCACACACCcttaactttttttattttatcatgatAACAGTAATAGTAAATTAATAGTAACAACAACGATCAAGATGATAACAACCCAACTATAATAATAGTATAATtagtattaaataatatatattgcaAGTTGTCAAACACCcttaacattttttattttatcatgatAACAGGACTAGTAAATTAATAGTAACAACAACGATCAAGATGTTAACAACCCAACTACAATAATAGTATAATtactatacatacatacatacatatatatatatgtatgtattgcTTCTCCTAAATATATAAGTGAGAGGTGTCAATTATCTTATACACATGCCATCATATCCTTACTTTTGCTTATAAATACAATCATTCTATCATATCAATAAATTGGTCGGAAAGTCATCGGTTATAACAGAGATGTTGTTCCTGGTGTTGAGTAGAATCCATGCATATCAATAAATTGGTCGGAAAGTCATCGGAAGCGCTTATTTTCCGGTAGAAAATTTGCTGGTGTTGAGTAGAATCCATGCATATCCATAACTCTTTATTTAGGTTTCGGTTATAACAGAGATGTTGTTCCTGGTGTTGAGTAGAATCCATGCATATCAATAAATTGGTCGGAAAGTCATCGGAAGCGCTTATTTTCCGGTAGAAAATTTGCTAGCCATCtagtttaaaaattcaaattctggGTAAATTATGTTGTTTTTCTCGAAAAACTTTTTATACAGAAATGTAGATATTTATGAATGGAGTCTACCCGAAAAATATCGACCGCGCATGGTGTCAGAATCGCCGTCACACGCCGCCACGATGACCGGAATTTTCGTGTCCGAATGTTTCCGCACTTTTTCTAGACTATAATTACAAATTTCAAAGCTTTCGGACTGGTCTAGGAATTTCTATAAATTTTGgaagaaaaacaaaatcaatttCCACAAAGTTTTGGGATGGTTAACTTCAATTTTGATGTTTCTGGATTTCAATAATGCATGCAGTTTCTGAACTTAATTATAGAGAAGAAAATGTTGAACATGATGCCAAATATGCTCAATGTTCAGTCAATGGCCGAAAACAGTGGCGAAAGTCTCCTTTTTTGTGTCGGAAAAACCCATAGTCGACCAGTCTGAAATATAAGATCTAGATAAAATGAACATAGAATTTGAAAAAACTTTCGATACAAAAGTCATAGCACTTTACAAAATACGTCTACTatgaaaatttcagaatttttagAATTAATTTCGAATcattatgatttttctcgtaaTTTTAAAGTTGTGTCCTAGCCCAAATTTAATCAAGATATGAACTTAGGCAAATCAATGATCGAGGAATCTTACTGACATATGaattatcacaaaattgataaataTAGGATTATCGAAGCAATTGGATTGTCAAAGCAAACCACTGAATAAGATAGAAAGATGAGGTTTATTAtcggttttatttaaaaatgacTTGTTTGgcatttgaattaaaatttatcgTAATTCTCTCAACTATTAGATTTTCCATAAACTGCAATATATTGAATAAATCGAACTATATATGATCACCTTGATTTATCTTTGACTGTTTTATGTACTTGATTCTTGGTAAAATAAATGAGATATTATTGAAAACGAACGACTGAATGGAGCCGAGACAACGGTCATTGTACCGGATTTTTAGTCCACTGGACAACGTTGCTTAGGCCCGAAAAGTGAGTCGAATGGACAAAGAGGTCAAATCCGggtatatggttcatctgaacaacGTGACTTGGGTCTGGAATCGTAAGTTCACCTTGGCTCGTACTAATAAATCGGTATTCTACATGAGTATGTGGGGAAAAGTGATACACCGAATAATGGTGGGAACCACCTCTTTAGCCTGCATATCCATTCTAGAATCGTGACAGTCATGACATGATACTTCATTGTCTCTTTCATTGCAATACAATCTAAATTATTGATCAAAATCTGGATATCAACACGATTTATTTGTAATAAAATGGGTTAATTCGTTAGATTGTACAGTACTgcaattgtaaaataaaataaagtacgATTGTGTAGAACAGCGTCagtgaatttaaataaattgtagTAACGTTTTCGTTATTATATCGAGTTCATCAGTTGGGGCCCATaaagataatattataattaatatttttgtgatatattatcttatatatatctataaagaaagaaaaagtcCGAATCTCTTGcacttttatatttaaaaatatttaatggtgATTAGATCTCATGTGCGACGATCTCAATGATCTATATCTGTGATACAGGTCGATCTGATCCATAAATgtagtaaaatataataattttaacataaaaaataatatttttcactcaaatcagcatatattacataatatttcttaataatataaataacaaaaaataataattttgctatgaaaaataatactttaaacataaaatgtaATGCTTTTCATGTGCCGAACATTTTTGACTCAAATCAGcatatattacacaatatttattcataacataattaaaaaaaatgatattttggacataaaaattaatatttttttatagtcgAGTCGGTCGGAGATTTGTCTCAAAAGTTGAGCGTATAAGACAATATGACAAGAGTTTTTATGTTTAACTATAGGGTTGAGCAAAATCTCGATATAACCGAAATAACCAACCAAACCGAATGAACTCGAAATTTCGGTTTGGGTAAATCGGtagaatgtttttttaaaaaaattatcggtTTAATTGTTTCGAtcttttttttgaatttaaaaatggaTTAAACCGATTAAAATTTANTTCTTAAGAATTTGAGAGGTATTTATATGTGAGAGGAGGAGCTAAAAGAGGCAATCATCATCATGACCATATTCATGATGATCCTTTAGTTCTGACGTTACGAGTCTGAAATTGCTCCATTATGTTGTCATTTACATCAAGAATTCAGCTGTTAAAAGTGCTAAATATCGGGTCAAAAGATTGCTGAAAGTTTGCttgtatatttcaaaatttgactGCCAATGCTTAAATttttgagtgggtctcatgtgagaccgtctcacggatcttaatctgttaaacgggtcaactctatcgatattcacaataaaaagtaatactcttagcataaaaagtaatattttttcatggatgacccgaataagagatccgtcttacaaatacaacccgtgagaccgtctcacacaagtttttgtctaaattTTTGGGCTGAGGAGAATGCTCCGGCTTTGGAGAAAATCAGTCGACTAGTATTTATTGATAAATGTTCCTTTTTAGATGTATCATTAAGATAATGTCATTAAGGTAACTTCAAATTTCATTTATGTTGTATTGCAAATTAAATGtggttgatttttttaaaaaaattaaaaatatattagtttattaatatatatttttttatgtcttttagAATTTTCAGTTTGTAACAATTAGCTTAAAAAGAATTAACAAACGAGCCCAATAACAATCATGTTTCTTATTCTTACAGACGAAATCTTAAAATATAGATTGGCGTCAAATTCAAAGCCAATAACAATTATTCTGCTTTTCATTCTCCGACCCACACTGTGAAACGAAACGATGATTTCAATATTTTTGACTCACCTATGACTTCTACGCATAGCACAAATCTTTTTCGTTTCTCCAAGAAAATATATTCGATTATGGCTACAAAAACTACTTCTACTGCAACCACATCAAAACCTCAGAAACTGCAACCTCAGAAGCAGGCGATTACCGAACAAGAGAAGCGGATCGAAGAGGTTTTATCATTTCCAATCCTTTTGTCCGACCAGATTTCGGAAGCCGTTAAAGAATCCGAGTCTTTCAAGTTCGAGTGCTCTGAGGTTGGCAAGAAAGTCGAACGCCTCTGCCAGATGCTCCGCTCCGCCGCGCGCCTTGCATCCTCCACCACTGCTGGAGCTCCATTCTACGACCGCCCCCTCCGCCGTATCGCAATGGACGTGTCCAAGAATCTTGAAAAGTCACTAACCCTAGTCAAGAAATGCCGACGGCGCAGCATCCTACGCCGCGTGGTCATCATAGTGTCCGCCACTGAATTCCGCAAACTCCTCGGATTCCTCGACTCCTCTGTTGCTGATATGACATGGGTTCTCTCTATTTTCGAGGCCGGTGGCGCCGGTGGAGGTATCAGCCTTACTTTACCCCCCATTGCCAGTAACGACCCTATAATTTCTTGGGTTTGGTCTTTTATTGCTTCTTTACATATGGGTCAATTGCAAGATAGAATCGAGGCCTCAAATGAATTAGCTTCATTAGCTAAAGATAATGATAGAAACAAACAAATAATAGTTGAAGAAGGTGGAATTTCACCTTTGTTGAAGCTGTTAAAAGATAGTTCATCAGCTGAGGCGCAAATGGCCGCTGCCTCTGCACTTCAATACTTAGCAAATGACGGGGAAAGGGTCCGAGCAATAATTGATGCTTTAGGGGTTCCAATAATTGTTCAAGTTTTAGGAGGTTCATCAATGAAAGCACAAGCAATGGTTGCAAAATTGGTAGCTTCAATGGCCGAGCATTGCCATCTTGCACAAGAGGATTTTGCTCGAGAGAATGTGATTAGGCCACTCGTTACCTTATTGTCGTTTGATTTATTCATGGACGACACTAAGCTAAAAATTGGGAAGCAAAGCATACATTCTATCATCCAGATTAACAAGGAAATGGAGAAGAAGAATTTGTACAAGCCGGGATTTGGGTCGTCTTTATCTATGCAATACTCAGAAGGAAGCAGCAAGGGAGGGAACCATAGGAAGGATAGGGAGAATGAGAAACCAGAGGTAAAACTCACTCTGAAAATTAGTTGTGCTGAAGCATTGTGGATGCTTGCTAGAAATAGTGTGCCAAATAGTAAGAGGATAACAGAGACAAAAGGGTTACTTTGTTTGGCTAAGCTTGTGGAGACAGAAGAAGGTGAACTGCAGTATAAATGCCTGATGACGATAATGGAGATAACTGCTGCAGCAGAGTCAAATCCTGACCTCAGAATGGCAACTTTTAAGACAAATTCACCAGCTGCAAAGGCAGTTGTCGATCAGCTGCTAAGGATGATCAAAGATTCTGATAATTCAAGGTTACACATAGCGGCTATAAGGTCAATAGGCTCATTGGCTAAAACCTTTCCGGCAAGGGAGACAAGGGTGATCCGTCCGTTGGTCGAGCAACTGAGGAACAACAATCAAGACGTGATGGCAGAAGCTGCTAAATCACTTGGGAAATTCGCTTGTCCTGAGAATTTTCTGTGTGTTGAGCACTCAAAGACTATTATTGATTTTGGAGGCGTTCCGCCTCTAATGAAGTTGTTGAGGGGAAATGAGAAGACACTGTTACATGGATTGGTTCTTATCTGTTACCTCGCCATTCATGATGGTAAGAATGAGGATTTGGAACGAGCAGGAGTTTTGAATGCCTTCGAAGGGTTGGACCGTGCAATTGTCGCCCAACATCCTGAACTGAAAGAATTGATATCCCTAGCGATATATCATCTTAGTGTGTTCCACCAGTCTCACTCTGGTTTACTTGCTCAACGACAGTTTTAAGCTCTGTAGATTCCCCGATGTGATTCATGAGATCATAACGCATATAAAGAGTTTTTAAAGATTGTTGCCATGCTATTCAACGCCATATCATGATAGCTTCTAATTTTATTTGAGTTAGTTTTGTGGTCCTACTTTTTATGTTCTATTCTTGAAGTGGATAATTTACATTTTGGAGGAGCAGATCGATCAGTTTCTGCACGGTGGTTAATTACTGTGGTGGTTGCTGAATGCTGCTTATTACGTTACCTAAAATGGATTGTACATAATATGGTTTAGAGGATATATTTGGCGCACTCGAGTGAGatgctaaaattttaaaatctttcatCGGAGAATCACACTTGAATTCATGATCTATGTTATACTGTAAAATTGATCAAAgagcaaataaaatatttattattttcggTAGTCATGGGAAGGAAGAACAAAATGCATCAAAAGATCAATAATGTAGGAAACTGGTAAATTTGACATGCACGCATCTTATTTATCCAGGAACAGACAATCAGATCTCCTTGAGGATTTTATGGGATAAAATCTTAATCTTTTTTTGAActatgtttttctttttctaccTGGCTCATCGGagctaaatataaatttaatatttttggacGGCCTTTCCTTTTCTGCTTGAGCTACTGGAGCTAAAAtctccattaaaaaaaaataaaaaaatagaagaacTCAACCGAGCTACAGCACTGGTGGGCATTAATGTGGCTTAGCCCTTGCACATtgagcccaaaaaaaaaattatagaaatattttttttactaaatagCATATCTTTATATTGTCTCtatcaaattaataaaaaaaagtaaattatcGTAGTAATAGTTAAGTTATTGTGGACTTTTAAAACTCTAAACTAAACATCTTACATAATATGCTATGtagtttcatttttctttttgaaaaaactTATCGTACATTAGTCATTACTATACAATCATAAGAAATtgcttttaaataaataattgaattgTTAAATATAATAACTTTTATAGTAATTTTACTGATGGTCAatgcaaataaattatttttaaataaataattgaattgctaacaataatattttttatagtaATTTTACAGATGGTCAATGCAACTGTAGAGATGGTGTTTATAATCAAATGAGTGATGAATAGATGGATGATAGATTTGTGTCTGTgttagataaataaatatttataataattgatAATGACGCTACTGtgcaaaaatttcaaaatatgagACTCGAAAAGATCAATTATAACATCTAAAATCTGATTATCaatatctttaatttttgaatGGAAAAAACACCCATTTCATGTTCGGTATCAAGATTTCTTACTGTAATGGCAAGAATTGCTACAATAACTTAGACGACGTATCATGTAAACGATCAATACATTTCTTTGGCAAATCTCTAGCTAGTACGATATATCACCATGCTTCGGAAGTTGACCATAAGTCCCATCTGCAGATATTAACAAATAATAGTTACGATCATTGTGGGCAAATANGGAGTTGCGAATAATTGTGCAGGGACATTTGGACTCAGTGATATGGAAGAAACCTTGTATATCTCCTCTACCGTCtgcaaataaataaaacattgaaaTCAAGTGACAATTTGCTTCTCGTGAATAAAAAATAGGAACCAATCTAAGTCGAGTTCACCATTGAGCAAGCTACTTCATCAAGATCGTTCAAAGTTTCTTCAAAAAATTAGTTTGGATACATTATATTCAAACCTTTGGATAAGTATTGGTCATCTCAAAGAAGCCATCACGTTGCCCACATCCGCCCCAGTAACCTTTCGAGACAGTGTGAAAAGGAACAAGCTGGACCTCCTCACTTATGGGTGGTCCCATGTCCATTAAAACTTTTCAAGCTCAACAACTGAAAAATGCCAGCTTAAGCAATATTCAAGCCAATTACCGGGAGTCGGGACGCTTTTAAAATCTTATAATCGGAACTAATCAATACCTTCTTCACACTTATGAAGGTAGGCTCATCTTGATAAATATTCTGCTGGTATACTTCATAGCCAAGCAATATCAGATTGTTCTCGTAAcagaattttaatatttgtctAAGATTTGCTTCACTAAGACACTGTCCAGTAGGATTTCTTATTAGAATAGATGTCTTGTAAGTCAACTGTTggctaaaaaatttattaactcagttgtaaagaattTATTAACTCAGTTGTGATAAACATTCTTtactttaatataatttatatttcatgCTTTCTTTTTACTTTATCTACATATCCATGTTAAAAACATAGAAAGactttgattatactttaatgcaaatgaattgtacttcgatcttgaaactcatttgtaaacaccgtatattctaaattcgttctttCTCGATATAGCAGCctaaaaacaaggataaaggccgcttgagcttgagactagtatatgtgatgttgtgtatcgTGTTTCATAATAAGGGTATAGAGATGTCTAATCATGCTGATgggtaatcatatgatgattataccaaacaatcatccctcggactttccaagtggttatcattcatcgagatgaAAATTCCGTGattatgattgtacatcattaatccttacaacccgggacaacactgagtcTCTACATATTAAGATTGTGCTTTGACTAGTTTACCGACTCTGCGAGGGTCACAAGGTGGCGAAGTTGGGTGAAATTACGACAcgtgtaggagccagtgcagtGTAGTCTGGAATTCACCTCTCACCTATGGATTGCAGatttgatcgggatatatgatatgaagggaccgtactgtacgttaatcataaccgattaGTTCTTGCAGCATTATCAATGATAC
This Primulina huaijiensis isolate GDHJ02 unplaced genomic scaffold, ASM1229523v2 scaffold32625_ERROPOS102951, whole genome shotgun sequence DNA region includes the following protein-coding sequences:
- the LOC140968186 gene encoding uncharacterized protein; protein product: MTSTHSTNLFRFSKKIYSIMATKTTSTATTSKPQKLQPQKQAITEQEKRIEEVLSFPILLSDQISEAVKESESFKFECSEVGKKVERLCQMLRSAARLASSTTAGAPFYDRPLRRIAMDVSKNLEKSLTLVKKCRRRSILRRVVIIVSATEFRKLLGFLDSSVADMTWVLSIFEAGGAGGGISLTLPPIASNDPIISWVWSFIASLHMGQLQDRIEASNELASLAKDNDRNKQIIVEEGGISPLLKLLKDSSSAEAQMAAASALQYLANDGERVRAIIDALGVPIIVQVLGGSSMKAQAMVAKLVASMAEHCHLAQEDFARENVIRPLVTLLSFDLFMDDTKLKIGKQSIHSIIQINKEMEKKNLYKPGFGSSLSMQYSEGSSKGGNHRKDRENEKPEVKLTLKISCAEALWMLARNSVPNSKRITETKGLLCLAKLVETEEGELQYKCLMTIMEITAAAESNPDLRMATFKTNSPAAKAVVDQLLRMIKDSDNSRLHIAAIRSIGSLAKTFPARETRVIRPLVEQLRNNNQDVMAEAAKSLGKFACPENFLCVEHSKTIIDFGGVPPLMKLLRGNEKTLLHGLVLICYLAIHDGKNEDLERAGVLNAFEGLDRAIVAQHPELKELISLAIYHLSVFHQSHSGLLAQRQF